AAACAATCTTTTATGTTTATGTCTTATTTTGGCTTTTTCATTTGCTATTAAATGATCATAAAATCCGTAAAAATTTGAATTTCTTTTAATTCTCTTGACACTGTTGAGTGATTGACATTAAGAAAATTAGCAATTTGTCTAATTGAATATTTTTTATAAAACAATTTCTCTATTAAAAATCTTTTTCAGCATTTAAATGCGAATAATGCTTTGTTGTATTATAATTCATATGATCCTTTCAATAAAAAGTATGTTGTCTTAAATTTTTATAGAGTGTTTTTTTATTTAAAAAATCAAGTGCAACCACTTTTTAATTTTACATTATAGTGGTGCACTTGATTTTGCATTCAGGGAAATGCAAGAATTAACTTGCATTTTTTTTGTTTTCTAATAATGTTATAACATCTTTTATTGTTTCTAATTTAGTTAATTCTTCATCTAATATAGAAATATTTAATTCTTCTTCTACATCAGTTATCATTTCCACTAAATCTAAAGAATCAACCCCAATAGAATATATATTACTATTTTCATCAAACTTTTTATTAGTTATTTTTTTTAATTTGTTAAAAATGAAATCTTTCATAAGTAATATTATATATTATCTTCAATGTTTAAATTATAATTTTTGCTAATTTTTTGCTCATTATCTATTCAAATAAATTCTACCAATACATTTTGATCATTTATATAATTATAATTAAATTTTATATCTCCATAAGACACACCTAATCTCTTTATAATATCGCTAATAAAAAATGTAAGCATATTATCAGAAATAATAGGTTTATTATTTTTAATTTCTATTAAATCATAGTATTCTCTTGAATCTACATCAGGAAAAACATCTTTATCTGATAAAAATTTAAAATCCTCATTTTGGCTATTAAGTTCATCTGTTTTGTCTTTTTTTATAGAAAAATAAATAATTGGTAAGGTAATTAAAGTTATACTAATAATAGAAAAAGAAAAGTATAAAAATGATTTTTTGTTTTCTTTGCAAAATTTTTTTATTTTTTTAATCATCTTCTTCATTTCTTTTATAAAGATTTTTTAACCCTTCAATTGTTAAATTCGCTTCAAGCAAATATTTAAATTGTTTATTTTTTATGAAATAATGATCAGACTCACTAATTCTTGGTTCTTTATATGAAGTAATATTAAATTTAATTCTTCCGTTGTTTTTATCAAGATATTTATATTTAATTTTTTGTTTAAATGCTAAAGTAATGTTTTTATAATCATTGTTAATATCTAAATCTATTTTTGGAAATAATTCACCCGAGTAATTATAAGGAACTATAAAACCTTTTTTAGAGTTTTCATTTGCACCTTTAATTGTTTCTTTTTTTTGGAAATCATAATATGTTTCATCTGCTATTTTAATTTTTCCGACAACTTTTTTACCTAAAATAAATTCATCTTCAACATTTTTTTCAAAATATAAATTTAATTTTTCACCATTAGAAATAGGAAGATTAGAGACTGTTTTTGGTAATAAACTTAAGTCTCTATCTAAAAGTTCTTTATTATATTCTTCATTAAAAGACACTATTTTAAACAATACTTCATTATGCTGTCCTAATAACATTTTTTGGGGATAAAAAATAATATTATTAAAAATATAATTATCATATTTATTTTGAAATTTATCATTTATATTGTTTATAAAACTAGATAATTTTATGGCTTTTATAGTTTTAAAATTTATAAAATCATTTATAAAAAATTCTTTTTGCACTAAGTCTTTTTTATTAACTTTTATTTGACTAACTATCAACGATTTTCTTTCATTTTCTTTTATTTCTTCTTCCGAAATTAAACTCATAGACTTTAAATTAGAAAATTTGTATTTTTCTAATTCTAAAAAAGGAATAATAAATTCTTCAAAACTTTCCTTTTTAATTTTTTTCCCAACAAAAAAATCTATAGGAGTATTGTTGATTTGTATTTTAAAATTTACTTTTCTAGCCTCTCTGGAAAAATAAATTTTTTTAATCGAAAAAGTATCATCTTTAATATTCCTTTTAATTTCAATAAAATGCCTTTCGTTTGAATTATTAGTTTTATCAACTATTTTCTTTTTTTCTATGTCTATAATCGAAATAACTTGACTTTCTTTTTCCAATTCTTGAATATTAACTATATTATCCATATAAATAAAATAAAAATCTGTCTATAGCCTTATTTATGTTTTTATAATATGTAGTTTTTGACCAATGTTCTTTGAATCACTCCTTTTCATTTTCAATAAATTCTTTTTTAATGATATATGCATATTCAGGCTCTAATAATTCCATAATTTTAGAAAATGTAGATTTTGTTTTCATATTAAATAATTCTAATTTTGTGTTATTTTTGTTTTTTAATTCTAATGTATTTTCAATTTGAAATTTATTATGCATTAGAACTAAAATTTCCATAAATTTCTTTTTTTCTATATAAGTGATTTTTTTCATATATTAACTCCTTAAAATTTATGATGTTATTCACCCATTATAATATTTGCTAAATAATAGTAAAAAAATGAAAAAAGTAAAAAAATAGGAAAATTTAATTTTTTCCCTATTTTTGGCGCTTACTTTTTAACAAATGGCGGTCCAGACGGGGATCGAACCCGCGATCTTCTCCGTGACAGGGAGACGTATTAAACCACTTTACCACTGAACCAATGTTGTAATTTTATCACATTATCCAGTTAACTCTTGTAAAATCTTATCTCTATGATTTTTGCCTTGTAAAATTTCTATTATTTTTAGCGCAAATTCTAAAGAATAAAAAGCACTTTTTCCTGTAACTATTTTTTGATAAACAACAACCCCTTTATTTTCTTTATATTTTTTTCCTTTGATGCTTCCATTAGGGAAAGCAGTATATTCTATCTCAGAATTAAATATACCTTTTTCATACAAGGCATTAGGTGTATCACAAATAGCAAAAACTCATTTCTTTTTATTTATAAATTCTTGAACTATAGATAAACTTTTTTTATCTTTTCTTAATAATTTAGCCCCTTTTCCGCTTGGAATAAAAATATAATCAAAATTGTCTAAATTATTGATATTAGAAGTTTGAATATTAACTATTCCATGTTGACCTTTATATACTTTTATTTCATTGGGATTATAAAAAGTAATTGAAGAAAAAGTTTTTGCTCTTTCTAATGTTGTTGCTACAGTTGTTAATTCATAGTCCTGAAAGTTATCCATGACTAAAACTAATAAATTTTTATGTTCTTCCATATTCCTCTAATCATAAGTTACATTCGTTAATTTTCTGAGATAAATAATAAATCATTGCATTGTTTTTTCTAAATCGGGTTGTGTGTTTTTTATTAAAAAATGCTTTATTTTTGCTAATTTATAAAGGTTATTATATATTTCTACCTCATCTTCTGCAGGGTCTAATCCTAATTCTATTATTTTTTCAGGATAGTAGTTACTTAAAAGCTTGTAACCAAAATTAAAAAAGTCTTTTTTTGGTATTATTTCAGGTTTTATAGAACCAATTATCGCTAATTTAATACCAATGAGTTGATCTTCAAATTTGGGTCATAAAATTCCTGGAGTATCTAATAATTGAATATCTTTTGCGTTTATTCATTGTTGGCCTTTTGTAACACCAG
This genomic interval from Mesomycoplasma molare contains the following:
- a CDS encoding helix-turn-helix domain-containing protein, with amino-acid sequence MFYKKYSIRQIANFLNVNHSTVSRELKEIQIFTDFMII
- a CDS encoding phosphopantetheine-binding protein encodes the protein MKDFIFNKLKKITNKKFDENSNIYSIGVDSLDLVEMITDVEEELNISILDEELTKLETIKDVITLLENKKNAS
- a CDS encoding MHO_1590 family protein — translated: MIKKIKKFCKENKKSFLYFSFSIISITLITLPIIYFSIKKDKTDELNSQNEDFKFLSDKDVFPDVDSREYYDLIEIKNNKPIISDNMLTFFISDIIKRLGVSYGDIKFNYNYINDQNVLVEFIWIDNEQKISKNYNLNIEDNI
- a CDS encoding MHO_1580 family protein codes for the protein MDNIVNIQELEKESQVISIIDIEKKKIVDKTNNSNERHFIEIKRNIKDDTFSIKKIYFSREARKVNFKIQINNTPIDFFVGKKIKKESFEEFIIPFLELEKYKFSNLKSMSLISEEEIKENERKSLIVSQIKVNKKDLVQKEFFINDFINFKTIKAIKLSSFINNINDKFQNKYDNYIFNNIIFYPQKMLLGQHNEVLFKIVSFNEEYNKELLDRDLSLLPKTVSNLPISNGEKLNLYFEKNVEDEFILGKKVVGKIKIADETYYDFQKKETIKGANENSKKGFIVPYNYSGELFPKIDLDINNDYKNITLAFKQKIKYKYLDKNNGRIKFNITSYKEPRISESDHYFIKNKQFKYLLEANLTIEGLKNLYKRNEEDD
- a CDS encoding MG284/MPN403 family protein, with the translated sequence MKKITYIEKKKFMEILVLMHNKFQIENTLELKNKNNTKLELFNMKTKSTFSKIMELLEPEYAYIIKKEFIENEKEWFKEHWSKTTYYKNINKAIDRFLFYLYG
- a CDS encoding DJ-1/PfpI family protein, with translation MEEHKNLLVLVMDNFQDYELTTVATTLERAKTFSSITFYNPNEIKVYKGQHGIVNIQTSNINNLDNFDYIFIPSGKGAKLLRKDKKSLSIVQEFINKKKWVFAICDTPNALYEKGIFNSEIEYTAFPNGSIKGKKYKENKGVVVYQKIVTGKSAFYSLEFALKIIEILQGKNHRDKILQELTG